The window AGAAGATGTTTATTCCTTAGTAAAAACTGCTACAATTAACTAAAACCAGAACTCCTGAGTTTTATTTATGGTTCTGGAGGCAGGGTGTGGTGCCACAGGGAAACCAGGCAATTGTAACGAAGCAGCTGTGTGTGACACGCAGCGGACTGACGGCTCTCAGTTGGGTGGTTTCATAAAGTAGCAAACTCACAGAATTATACATACGTTAAAACGCTAGAGGGAGGCACAGGGCTATCCGTGGCAGCCTGGGTTAGTCACAGGCCTCCCCGTAGGTGCTTTGGGGTGTAGCTCTGTGTGCTATCACTGGTACTCATCCCTGGCTACCTAGGTAAGGGCATACGGCCTTAACGATAGAAATGCGAGCAGTGGTCAGTCGTACCAGAGGGATTGTAGTTTGCTTCAAAGCTTGAGGATCAAAGACTCTTCCTCTTGTCAACGGGATTTTGTGAGGGGTGTGGAAAACTCTATGTAATAATCATAATATTTTCACACAACtggtatgaaaaagaaaaacttgcaaAATCTTACTTTGCCAGCATACAAATGGCATTGGGTACTTTTACTGAAACATAGTTTACACTTAAGAActccagaaaaagaagaagaagaaatatgttaTCAGCACGTGCTGCTATCTACTTTTCTAATTCAACAGTTACTGTTATTTCTGTGTACTTAAGATGGCTTTCAGTAATAACTTCAGTTGAGGCAAAAGTATCCTGGGTCATAAAAGAACAGCTTCCTCACTTATCAGTGGCACATTCATCATGTTGTAAGTACGTGATGAGGGATTACTTTAATCACAAATGTTCATTTGAGGTTGAATTATGTGCTGTTTCCCTACAATGGGGAAAAAGAGGATGTGACCAGTAAAAGtggctgaaatatttaaaaacaattgaaaaatCCCAAACTGAAGACTAGTAAAAATCTCTTAAAGTGGTTTGTTAAATATCACAAAAGAAAGGTTCTTTTACTGCTAAAATGTTCTGCGAGTGTATGAATACAGGGCAATCTGAAAGACAAATAGCTGGAAAGCATCCATATAAATAGATTTTGTGTCTTTTGTACCTGAAAGAAATGCATGATGAAAGCTACAGACTAATCCGATCTTCTAATCCTTTGTTTCAATCGGTTCAGTTATTGCTAAATACGGGTGCACAGAACTTTTTTTGTATCTGTATTCCCCCCCTGCTTCTCCCATCCCAAGATGTTGTCTGtataatgcaaaagaaaaaagtatagGTGAGTACAGAGACTCTTAACACAGAAAATTAGGGGGGAATTGCTGCTTCTCCCCCTGGATTTGTAGGTATTGTTTTTCTAGTTTGAATAGCAACTGAAAATAGATACCAAAGGAGCTTTGGGCAGTGCAGATTTCTGCAAGGGGGAAACCAGTTTACTAATACTGAACTcagctcctctgtgctgctatgtatttaattttcctaCTGCATTAATCAAAGGCattgtttttccctcctcttaATTAGCGCTGGAGAAAGTACTGCAGAAAGgaagaccaagaaaaaaaggtatgtGGGGAACGATGACGAGTTGTACGGCTACTCAGTGTGTGATCTTGCACCGGGTATTGCAGCGGGCAATTTGGAAGGGGCGTGTGTGGAAACTGAAAGTCAACATCGCAGATACGGATTTGTTAGTAAGCTTTTAGCCTGTTGAGGGCACTTGCATGGCAGATATTTGGGAGAATTTCTACTCTTCCCTGTCCAAAAACTTTAAAGTTTTTGTTGTCTGCTTTTCTCCCTGGTCATTCTCCTATCTCTGTGTGATCTTGTTTTAATAAGTCTTCCTATTTCTGCCTCAACGTTCATCGAGTAGTTTAAACAGTTGTGCAAGAATGGCATACGGCATACTGTTTCTAGTCTGTACTCTCTCCACCTACCCATCTTGcccttcagtttgttttcatccCTTTTTCTTAACAGCTGTCTTTTTCTGGAGCTTTGTCTAGAGAACGAAATACgtatcttaaaaataataaataaaaaatccaggAACTAAACGTTTCCTCCTTTACCatcctccatccctggaaaaaaaaaatagtaatttgaGCCAAGAGTTCTTCTACCATTCTTCCTCCTTTACACATGCAGTAATGCTAGCATGGGAATCCACTTCAGCCTCTATTAGCAAAATCCTTTCAGGAGCAGCTAGAGCTCTGTAAGACTCCTGCTGATCACGTTACAAGTTTTACAGTGGGGGATGTCCGTACAGTAATCGCCTCGGTGTCTCTTTGCCTTCAGTTGACTGACCTCTGTCTCTAAATCTGACCAGTCAAAAACAgtcttgtggttttttttttttaaaggcaaggCCTTTTGCTTTGTGTGTCAGTCATTTAATGAGGCAGAGCAGTTTTTTAAAACATGCCTTTATATGAAGCTCTCATGTTCAATATGGCTTTGTTGGAATACTTGATTAGTATCTTCTACTGTCAGAATGTGTTTTATCAAGGGCTTCTTTCTCGGTAGTGTTCACTTATTGTTGGAATTATCTATGGCTAGTGAGATCATAAATTAGCCGATTTCTTAACAATATAGTTCAGatctcttccttcctcagctTTCTCATGTGTTGCAGTCTTTTACTTGGCATAACGATTTTCAGAGTAGTTGAGCTCTAAACCActgccaaaaggaaaagaacaaaagaatttGGGTTGGGGGGTGGTTTGAGCATTGTTTCCTTAAAAACTGAACAACTTTGCTATGCTTGAATTGTTATCCTGTTTTTATGCAAGTATAGAATCCATCAATGTAAATTCCTTTCCAGGTCACGTGGCATTTCTATATTTAGTATgatagaggaaaaaagaaatgcagaaaattcaGCGAAGCAATGGATTTGTAAgttccagatttaaaaaatgccAAAGTGAGACTTCTGGCAGCAGTGAGCGCTAACCTTTTACAtagtgtgtgtttgttttgatatAAACAGTAATAAGGAAGCTACAGGCTTAACCAGAAAAACAGGAACAGACAAAACTACTGTTGTACAATGTTGTAACCTTAGGTGGCACAGAACTGTCTCTGAGTTTACGTTGGCTTCATCACTCCTATATGGCATACTCGGTTTATTAATTGGAAGCCCCCTTGATGCTGCCTGTCTGAAGGGTCCTAAGTCGTGTCCTAAGTCACTTGTTCCTTCAGGCAATCCAGCATGTGAACAGCCAGGTGATTGTGCCCAACTTTGTAGGTTTGATTTAAGCAGCATGTTTAAAATCACCTGGGGCTGTTGGGTGATTGCAATGGAGTTAGGGTAAAATCTCGGAGAAGGGTGATAGCCTGTGTTACCAAATGCAGCAGTAATTCCGTGGCTCATCACGCATGGAATAATATTAGTTGTTAACATCTGCGAGCTTGTTTTGGGGAGAATGAATGCTTATCTGTTGGAGAAATGTTGTGCTTTTCCAGTGGTACAGCAGACCCACAAATCTGAGACCTCCCAACATGTAGCACCTGGAATGTCACGTAATTAGGACAAGATAAAATAGGTGAATTTTGCTTGTTCCCATGTCCATCTTCCTTTTGTAACTACCAATAGGCTGCCTATTGCATCAGCTGGAAACAAGTATCTGCTTGCTCTTTTCTCATGGATCCAGCCGTTGCTTTCGTGTAGGTGAAGGTATCGAGTATTGTATCTGATGTTTCAGACCCATGGAtgtttttggggggaaaaatgttttgtcacGGTTACCATTCAGGGGATCTTCTGATCCTTGCCCGTATAAATGGGTCTGCACTTTCAGTAAAAATTGTTTAGATTGAAACTACTGGTTTCTATGGGAGTTTGCCCAGAAAATGCCAAATTCCACTTTAAAatagacactttttttttcttatcttgttTCACCAGTTTTTCACCAACAATGTCTGTATTTAACCGGcctttatgattttttttttttgaaacagccATTATGTCTGTGCACAGAGAGGGAACCGATGTCCTGTGTATTATAAAAACTGCAGTGGTTCATAGCTTATTGCAGGCATTCAGATTCATCAGTTGACATGACAGTGGCTGATCTGATGGAAAAAACGTTACTCTCTAACAGACTTAATGTAGGCATTTCCTGAATTTTTATACTTAACCACACACTGAGATAAAACCTACAAATCTGCATTattatttctagcatttttGCATAGTGTTTGGTTGATTTGGTGGGAAGAAGAGTGGATTAGTACCTTTACATTTTGCTTGGAGAAAGATTTATGGAAGAACTTAATTGTACTTTCTTAGAATTCGTATTACATCACTTCAGCAAAGACCTTGATCTTGAGAACAGCAGCCTTACAGTAAGAGCTAGACatggaggacaaaaaaaaaaaattgcagagcTTCCAGAAATCCACTTCACAGTGTTCCTAACTCCATCTTTATCCTGGACTGTTTCCATGCCTTCTCTTCCACCCCGAAAACAAAGCATCCTGTAGCGGCAGGTAGTGTGGGTTCTTCTGCCAGGAGTAATCTAAGAACGGTTTCCGTTGAGCACAATTCTGACGTTTGTGAAATCTCACTGATGAAACTTCCACCAACTCACATTGCCAAAATTTCACTTCTCATTGCAGTGCTAGGGAGCTGATCTTTGTTACTTTTTCCCCTGAGGCTTCAGTGGTACGGCACATCCCTTCTTTCCCTGCAACTTTGTTCTTCTATTCAGGCGAGTCGGTGAAGACGCTAGTCGTTACTATGAACAGGAGCCTTGCCAACTTTCaaacttaacttttttttcctgtagtccAATTTGGGCTGTCATGTTGTCCAGGGCAACTTACTTCATGTGCGTGGTGTCATTCTGCTGTTGCTCAAAGGGCCAAAATTAATTTGTTCAGAACACAAGGGGAGGTTGGGagcggggagcaggagggaaggaagattGTTAAATTGTTAGGCCTGGAAATTTTCAGGCCGAATAATTGGTCTTTGGATTACAACAGAGTATAAAGAGCGCTCTGTAATGCTGTCTGTAGCAGGCCTGTTCTCATCcgtgtatttgttttctttcagatctaAAAGTGTGACGagttccagcagcagcagcagtgtcagcTCAGCTAGCGATTCGTCATCTGACAGTGAAGATTCCTCTACCTCCTCTTCTGATGATGACAGTGACAGTGATGAGAGCTCCTCAACTTCCTCGTCGTCTCCATCCTCAAGTAGTACTACTTCTTCTTCAGAGTTCGAATCAGATTCTAGTTCctctagcagcagcagcagcagcacagacagtAGTTCTGATGATGAGccaccaaagaaaaagaagaagaaataatatgtTGTAGCGAAGAACTGTTGCTGAGCAAATTATAACATTCTTCAAAGATGTTTTGAGCACGTGGTTGCCAAGCAGTTTACCTGGTCAACATTTCTACTGCTAAAACTTTCTAAATGTTTTGCATAGTTCATAGGACATGAAAGGTATTAAATGGCACGTGAAACTTACTGAAAGAGTATTTTTGTGGTTTATCCTTTTATgggaaattttacttttttagtttaaaaatctATCATCAGATTTGTTTATACGAGCTAAGGTCCAGTAACCTGGATGTTTACATGCTGGAAAGCAAAAGCCTTTTATTGCAGATCATGCTGTGCATCACATACTACTACTCTGTTTATGGCAACTTCACTTACATGTAGAAAATCCTCCAATCTGATAGAAGCAAAAGTTGTACGCTGCTGGCTGTAGAGCACTGTCATTGTTGAAACTGAATGCACAACGTTGCACACAGAGGGCCTTCCATCTCACTGTTAACAAATGTATTATATGCTGCtgagctttttttctgatggcTTTTCCTGATGCTTCCAGGTTGAGTCTTAATTGCAACATAAAACCTTAAATAGTGTTCATTTGTTACCGATCAATATGCTACTTGTACTGTACAGAGGCTTTAGTCTTTTCAGCTTTGCCTGTTTCCATATTTCATGTCTTTGTAGTATTTTTCTGAGACAAACGGAGTCTGTTGTAGCATTGTCTGTGTAAGAAAGGAGCAGTGCACAGTGGAAGAATTATGACTGATGCTGCTTAGGAGTTTcatctttgtgccttttttttgtaaatt is drawn from Anser cygnoides isolate HZ-2024a breed goose chromosome 14, Taihu_goose_T2T_genome, whole genome shotgun sequence and contains these coding sequences:
- the ZCCHC10 gene encoding zinc finger CCHC domain-containing protein 10 isoform X1; the protein is MQRGPARGPPADMATPMHRLIARRQAEANKQHVRCQKCLEFGHWTYECTGKRKYLHRPSRTAQLAKVLKEKEKRLLLQQSAGESTAERKTKKKRSKSVTSSSSSSSVSSASDSSSDSEDSSTSSSDDDSDSDESSSTSSSSPSSSSTTSSSEFESDSSSSSSSSSSTDSSSDDEPPKKKKKK
- the ZCCHC10 gene encoding zinc finger CCHC domain-containing protein 10 isoform X2; translated protein: MLSTVNPCVPLSLSVEANKQHVRCQKCLEFGHWTYECTGKRKYLHRPSRTAQLAKVLKEKEKRLLLQQSAGESTAERKTKKKRSKSVTSSSSSSSVSSASDSSSDSEDSSTSSSDDDSDSDESSSTSSSSPSSSSTTSSSEFESDSSSSSSSSSSTDSSSDDEPPKKKKKK
- the ZCCHC10 gene encoding zinc finger CCHC domain-containing protein 10 isoform X3; its protein translation is MEANKQHVRCQKCLEFGHWTYECTGKRKYLHRPSRTAQLAKVLKEKEKRLLLQQSAGESTAERKTKKKRSKSVTSSSSSSSVSSASDSSSDSEDSSTSSSDDDSDSDESSSTSSSSPSSSSTTSSSEFESDSSSSSSSSSSTDSSSDDEPPKKKKKK